AGGCCCAGTGTGGAATCAACCCGTGGTGGCAAGGAGGCCACAGCCTCCAGCAAGTGGAAAAGCCACGAACAGGTGCTAGAGGAGATGCTGGAGGCTGAGCTGGATCCGAGTGGGCGGCCCCGGCAGAAGGTGAGCTTATCTGGCTGTGCTACACACATATCAAGTGGCTGTGCTCTGGGTGGCTGGAGCCTTTGCAGCCTCTAGGGCCATGAGGGACATTTACTTCCTTAGAGGCAGTGGATGTGATTATGTCAGGGTGTTGCTGTGGAGTGTCAGCAATGTGAGTTGGGGCTTGAGTCCTTTCTTCTAATGACTTAGGCAAACCTAGCACTTTCTGAAGGGCTTTGCACCTCTCTGGGGTGATTATATTGGGCTGCGGATGGGTTCTGGGTGTCAGTCACATCAGTAAGAGTCATGTCTTTGTCAGGTCCTGACGTCACTCGCTTCACATGAGGCTTTACTCATGCCATGCACCACAAGCAGGCTGGCACCTGTTCTCTTTTGGTGaccaggggagggcagggggacatCCCTTAGCACCAAGCTTCATGGGACAGGATTTTCAGTTTCTAGCAGTTGGGCCAGGGCCTCCTAGAGTCTGTGAAGTGGTGCAGGTTACAGCATGTTTTCTCCTGTCTCGGCTGCAGGTGGCACTGCTGTGTGGGCCCCCAGGGCTGGGCAAGACAACCCTGGCCCATGTGATTGCACGGCATGCTGGGTACGCTGTGGTGGAGATGAATGCAAGGTGAATGCAGGGGAGGCTGGTCCTCCCTCTGTCCTGGCGTGTCTGGTCAAGCCTGGGACACAGCCCTGAGAGCCCGGGGGTTTTcaggtggggctggggtcccAGGTGTGTGGGTGGTGGAATTTTCCATCCTCAGGGCTCACTGGGATTTGGCCGCAACGTCTTGGGGTGGCTTTGTGTAGTAACCTCGAGTTGTATGATCGGTGGCTCCACCCCGGAGACACTGGCTGCTGCCCTGGCTGAGGCCACGGCTGCCCTGACAGCCACTTTCCGGCCTCTTGGTTCTAGTGACGACCGCAGCCCTGAGGCCTTCCGTACACGCATCGAGGCGGCCACACAGATGGAGTCGGTactgggcactggcgggaggccCAACTGCTTGGTCATTGACGAGATCGATGGGGCCCCCACGGTGGGCTTTCTGGGTGCACGGCGGGTGGGCGGGCAGGTGGTGGGGGCTGTGGCTCACCACCACCCACATGTCCACCCAGGCCGCCATCAGCGTCCTCCTGAGCGTCTTGGACCGCAAGGGCCCccaggaggcagagccagggggCCCCGCTGTGCCCACGGGCGGGGGGCGGCGCCGccgggcagaggtggggctcctGATGAGGCCCATCATCTGCATCTGCAATGACCAGTGAGTGGGACGGGGTGGGGTCTCCACTGGGTGGGCGTGGCCCCCCCTCCTGTGCCTGCTGGGCTCGCTGTGCACGCGGCTCTTCCTGTAGGTTTGCGCCCTCCCTGAGGCAGCTGAAGCAGCAGGCGCTCCTGCTCCACTTCCCACCCACGCTGCCCTCCAGGCTCACGCAGCGGCTCCAGGAGGTCCGTGCGGGCTGCCCTCCCTCTGCTGTCAGGCTCCCCGCCCCTGAGCCAGTCCCAGGACGTGGGGTGGAGGTGCTGGGCCAGTTTGGTCTCTGGTGGTGGGTGGTTCCAAACAGTGACCAAAGTCCTTCTACAGAGATCTTTGGGCTTTGCTCCTCATAGGACACTAGCTGTCCCTGTTTCTAGGAGGAGGTAGCTACAGGGTGGGGCTCGGGGGGATGCCCACCATTCCACCTCCCTGCAGATCTCCTTGCGGCGGGGCATGCGGGCTGACCCCGGCGCGCTGGCAGCCCTCTGTGAGAAGACGGACAACGACATCCGTGCCTGCATCAACGCCCTGCAGGTAGGTGGGCAGGTGGCCGCGGTGGGGGTGGGCAgtcagcccccgcccccacccccatgtccagTTTCCACACAGGTGGGGGTCAGCCACCCTCACCATCCTAcccccctaccccatgtccaGTTCCTGCACGGGCGGGGCCAGCGGGAGCTGAGTGTTCAGGCTGTGCAGACCACGCGCGTTGGCCTCAAGGACCAGCGCAAGGGGCTTTTCTATGTGTGGCAGGAGGTCTTCCAGCTGCCCCGGGCCCAGAGGTAGGTAGGCCAGCCCCGGCCTGGACGTCCATAGTACCCGAGCCCTGGGATGCCAGCCGACTTTGCCTTCGCTGATGGTGGGGGCAAGGCTGCCTGGCCCGGGGGGCTGCTAGGCTCTGCCTCCGCCTCCCTCACGGCCCCTCCTGGGGGACCTTGGGGTGTCATAAATGTACACAAGTGGGTGCTGCTGGGGAGGAAtagggtgggcagggctgggtctggTGTGATGGGGCGGGGGCCCTGCTCCAGCTTCAGTGCCCTCTCTGCAGGCACCGTGTAGGTCAGGACCCGACCCTGCCCACCCACAGGCTCCTGCTCGGTGACGGGCATGTGGGCTCAGGGCCCCTCGGTGCCGAGGTGCCCCTGACCGTGGCCTCGCAGCGGTTCTACCACATCTTGCACGTGGCCACCTCTGCGGGCGAGCACGAGAAGGTGGTCCAGGTAACTGTGTTCCACCTGGAACCtttgtggggggctggggggcaggaggcCAGCATCTGGcaatatttcttgtttctagacGGCTGGTGAGATGTGCTCCAGATGGTGCGGAGCCCGAGGAAAACAGgcgggatgggagggtggggaaggggacacGGCGTCGGGAGGCTTCTATGGGGGTGGGAGCGGGGATGGGCCGGGGGAAGGGACTGACTCTGCCAGGGATGGCCAGCGTGGGGTGTCCAACGGGGTTCCTCTGGCTACTCTTGGGGAACTATCTGAAGGGATTGGCAGTGGCCAGGAGGGGTTGGATTCTGGATGTGAGCTGCAGGAACAGGGACGTGGGTGCACGTGGGGGTGGAGAGCAGGTGGCGGGTGCCACCTACCCCCTGGGAAGCCTGGCATAAGCTGCCTTCCTGGCTAAGCAGCTTTGGATTAGCAGCTGGGGATCCTTGCAAATCCAGAAACCCACTGCGTGGAGGGCAGTGCGGTGGCCGGAGGGGAGCGACTTCCATGTGGAACAAGAGTGGGGCCTCCACACCCTTGATTCTGGTGGACAGAACTTCCTTTAGGGAGAGGCTGGGGAGTTCTTTCTCACATGTCTCAGGGTCTTGGTCAAACCAGGGTGGGGCAGCAGGGTGGGCCTTCCACACCaactccctccccagggccctgtGGCCACTTGCTGGTGTTTGCAGCTGTGCCTGAGACCCTGGGCCTCacaggcaggtgggaggggaagggtcCCACCGGGTGGTGCTTGTGCTGTGGGTAGGGGTGTGAGGCTGGAGGGGCTCAGGGACTGGCTTGTCTACTTGCCTGCAGGGCCTATTTGACAACTTCCTGCGGCTGAGGTTGCGGGACTCCAGCCTGGGCACTGTGTGCGCAGCCCTCGACTGGCTGGCCTTCGATGACCTACTGGGCCGGGCTGCCCACCACAGCCAGAGCTTCCAGCTACTGCGCTACCTGcccttcctgcccccagcctTCCACCTGCTCTTCGCCTCCAGCCACGTGCCAAGGATTGCCTTCCCCAGCAGCCAGCAGGAGGTGCGCCCTGCACCCTGCCCGTGCCCAGGGTCTAGCCCAGGGGTCCTGGGTGACTAGGTCCTGGTCTGCCCTCCGCCCCAGGCCCAGAATCGGATGAGCCGGACACAGAACCTGATCCAGACGCTGGTGTCAGGCATCACGCCAGCCACCCGCAGCCGGGCTGCACCGCAGGCGCTCATCCTGGACATCCTCTGCCTACTTCTGGACATCCTTGCGCCCAAGCTGCGCCCTGTGAGTGCCTCACCTGGAAAGGGTGCGGCTCCTGGTGGGGGGCAGGCCCCAGGCCATACTTAACACCCCTGTCTGCTGCCTGCTGGCCCACAGGTGAGCACGCAGCTGTACAGTGCCCGAGAGAAGCAGCAGCTGGCCAGCCTCGTGGGCACCATGCTCGCCTATAGCCTCACCTACCGCCAGGAGCGCACGCCCGACGGGCAGTACATCTATAGGCTGGAGCCGTGAGTCTGTGCAGCactgtggggggggtggggagtgccttggggctggaggctggggggcTTGGCTCCAGGTGCCATGGCGATCACTCAGTGGAAGTCTAAATGCATGGTCTTGGTGAGGTGTGAATCTCAATTTCCCCATTGTGGGGGTAAAGGAGTCAATTCTAGTTCATTCTTTGCCCAGATGTGACTAAGGGGCACAGCCCTGGGACCTGAGGTTTACTGCAGAGTCTCTCAGTGTCCCTGGAAGCTGCCCCAAGAGGGCCCTCAAACTCCCCAGGGCTGCATCTCTCTGTCCTGAGAGGGCTGTGGGGATGGTGGGCCGGCAGCAGTGGTGTCCGGGTGCAGATCCTTGAGGCAATAATGATGTTGTTTCCCAAGCACTCAGCCCCAGGCCTGAGCCCAGGCCCTGCCATGTCATGTCAGTTCCTTCCCTGCAGCCCTCTCCAAGCCCACATACagttgggaaaactgaggctcggggTGGGTAATGCCCCTGCTGCCACGAAGCTGGGGTGTGGCAGGGCTAGGGCTGGACCCTGTCTTGCACTCTTGGGTTCGGGCAGTTGGGGTCGGTGGTGATGAGTAGCTTCTGCCCCGTCTCTGCTGACCGAGTGCCCTGGTGTCCTGCCCTGCTCATCCTGAGAGCAGGAATGTGGAGGAGGTCTGCCGCTTTCCTGAGCTACCAGCCCGCAAGCCCCTCACCTACCAGGCCAAGCAGCTCATTGCCCGTGAGATTGAAGTGGAGAAGATGCGGCGGGTGGAGGCCTTGGCCTGGGCTCGGGATGGCCCCCAGGTGAGCCCACCCTGGGTTCTGGGCAGAGCAGGGCCTTCAGAGTGGACGCCCTCCCTGGTTTGGTCCTGTCCAGTCAGCTCTCACTGTATGTGACTTCCTGCAGGTGGACGTGGGTCCCCCGGGGGGCACTGGGGAGAAAGGGGCACAGCCACCTGCCCCATGCAGCCACAAGCAGCGGCTGGAGTGCATCCTGAAGAGAGCCGCCTTGGAGGAGCAGGTGCGGCCAGATGtgctggtggggggcggggtgagggggtggggtagGTGACCAGGGGGTGGGGTAGGTGACCAGAAGGTGGGGTCAGGTGGGCCTGCCGGGCGATCTTGGAGTTGGCTGATTCTAAGTCCTGGAGGTCCAGCTCCCTGCTGCTCAGTGTGATGGTTCCACCTGGGCTCAGTTTCTCATCTGGGCAGGATGCTGGCATCTCCCATCCTGGACCTGACCTTGGCAGGGAGCAGGCGACTATGAGATTGGTAAAGGGTAGAGGAGACAGCCctggagtgaggggagggggccGTTGCCCAGAGGTGCCACAAGACCCCTCCTTCCTGGAGGATGGTCTCTGGGCCTTCCCCCAAGGTAGGGGACTGTCCACTGTTGGTCAGTCCCCGTGAACCTGACAGGCTTGCCTCCTTCAGCCCGAGAGGGACTTCTTCGGTCGTGTGGTTGTCAAGCGAGCCGCAGCCTCGAGCATAGGTgtgttgggggaggtgggggcggtgGAGGGACTGGGGTCAGGGTCAGGTGGAGGAACAATTGTGTGGCCCCCACAGAGCACGCAGCCCCCGAGACTGACACGGCCGAGCGGTGCATGGGCACTGCGGTGGGCAGGAGCGACGTCTGGTTCCGCTTCAAGGAGGGCGTCTCCAATGCTGTGCGACGCAGCCTGTACATCAGGGACCTGCTGTAGCCAGAGCCACGCCGAGCCCCCAGGATCTATGCCGGACACTGTGGGGGCCGTGCTGGACACCCTACCCCACTCTGGGGTCATGCCAGACACCCTGGATCCATACCAGACGTCCCCAGATACACACCAGGTCCCTGGGTGTTACTTTGTCTCTCCTAGAAAATGTACTAAAGCACGTACATCCTCAAAAAGTCTTTATGAAAGTCACACCTTTACAGAGTCGTCCTCTTACAGGGAGACATGAGTCTGGGGTGTGGGGGCCTCACAGGATGGCACACTTGCCCTTCTCCACCCATGGGTTGTTCTTCATCAGGTCGGGGTTCAGGAAGGGGTCCTTGGGGATCCCATCCTCAATCCACTTGAGGAGcctgtgggtggggagggtgaggtGAGCACACGGGCACTTGCCTCCCCCAGAAGTGCTGCCTAATGGCAATGCGTGGGGGGCATGGTCTTGGCTTATACAAATGAGCACAGGGCAGGGAAATGAGATGCAAACCGCTGCTGGCCCTGGGTGGGGTGTGGCCAGGGCTCCCTGGGGTCCTGAGGACTCACTCAGGGATGGTCTTGGATGACATCTCCCTCTTGAAGGCCAGCTGGTACTTTAGGCTCTCAACCTCCTTCTTCATCTGGGGCACATCCCACTCTTCCATGGCGTCGGGGGCTTCAGAAGTGGCCAGCCTGGGGCTAGagggtatgggaagaagcaacagagCCAGGGGGCTTGCCAGCCTGCAATCACCCTCCAGATGCTTCCCCCCATGGGTGAGCCCCCTgacacagggagagagggagcccCACCCTAGCGCACTGCCACCCAGCTCACTGCCTGGGGAGGTCCCCATGGCCCACACCATCCACAGGGGTACAGGGCTGGAGCTGAGGCCCCACTAATGAGGCCCCACatgcctgccccccacctcccatggGGCTAATTAACTGCACAGAAAACTTTCCACCCTTAGCTCTGCACCCCTACCCACCATCAAAGCTTCACCAAGGCTGGGCTGCTGGGTTGGAGAGGGGTGGGGTAGTGTCCCAGCACTGGAAGACagcaggacaggacaggacaggccCCCTGATCCTCCACCTGTGAAACCCACTGCTCACTCCCAGTAGCCGAAGCCCACCGTGTCAGGGGTGGAACCCCAAGACACATGCACGCGAGCGCCCTGCTTTGCATGGGCAAAGCCCACTCTAAGGGCAGGTTAATCCAAGGGCCAGGAGGGTGAGGCTGCTATTTGCATCTCTGGCCAGGGGGCTGGGGGCAAGTGCTGGGGATCTTGGGGTCTGGGGCTGCACAGCTGGTCCAGCACTTGGAACCCCTGCAGCCTCCGGCTACCCAGTGTCTCCTCTGACCTGCCTACAAGCCCCTGCCTGGTCTCTGAGTGTGAGCCCACCTGGCAGAGCCGCAGGTTCAGACCTCTCAGGAGACCTGGCCAGCTGGGGTCAGTGAGGGCAGGTTGCTCcttgcctcccctgccccagcccactCAAGGGGTCCAGGGAGTCCCTTGCTatccccatcccctgcccccatcACCGACGCTGGGAGCCAGGGGACCAGCTTTCTTGACCCGGGAAGGGTGGGCAGGGGCTGCCAGGAGTGTGACCCCCACCTGCCTCAGGCTGTGGCGGGGGCTCCCGGGGGGGCCGCGGGTCAGCCAGGAGcgagggggagaggtgggggggagtAGGGGGCGGCCAGTGGGGGCCAGCAGGGGCTCCCCCCAGAGACCCCGAGTTCCAGCACCCCTCCCAGCGGCCCAGGTTCTCAGAGTCACGTGGGCgggggcctcccaggctgggggcGGTGACAGCCAGGTCGGTCGGtccgcagccccctcccccgccgccgccAGCCGTACCTGCGCGCAGCCGCCACCGCCGAGCCCGCCGCCCGACCCGCGCGCCCCCGGCCTCGGCGCACGGCGCTCGCTCGCCCGCTCGGCGAGCACTGCAGGCGGCGCGCACGGCGCACGGACGCGACTCCCTACGCAGCCAGCCCGCGGACGGAGGGGGTCCTCTCCACGGTCAGTCAGGCCCCTTGGGACACGCAGGGCGACTGCTTTCGCCCGAAGACGGACAGGCAAGGGCGCCTCGGGGGTTAGGGTGGTCCAGGTCACCTCAGTGGGAGCTGGGTAAGCCCCAGGCCTCGGTTTCCTGCTCAGCACAAGGCGCCATTTCACCAGACCTACCTTGGACGGTGACTGCTAGGGCAAAGATGACACGGGGGAAGTGATGGTGAGGGCGAAGTGATGGACGAGTGAGCTGGGTACACAGGCAGGCAGAGCCCAGGCGGGTGCCCCGCCCACTCCTGCCACCTGGGCGAGGCCCTGGCAccgcccccaccctctgccctccaTCCTCAGGGCTGGGCTGACCCTGGGGATCTGGCTTCACCAGGCACACTCTGCCAGCCTCTGGGGGTTGCAGATGCAGCTGGGAGCCGTGTGGGCTTAGCTCTGGCCCTGGGTGAGGAGGTGTCCTCCCACTGGGCTGGGTGGGCTCTGGGGTTGCCACTTGGTGCGGCACCAAAGACCTGTCAGCTGTCAGGTTGCACCCCAGCCTTTGGTACCCCTCATGGGCTGGAGTCACCAGGCCAGGTTGGGAATAGCAGGGATGGAGTCAAGGTCCTGTGGTCCGCTGGGGCCTCAGCAGTGTCTACTGACAGGCCCAGAACTGTCCCATCACGGTGTGTGAGCCTGTTCTGGCCAGGGCCCCTGGGCCTTCTTGGAGTTGCTTCCTGCTCTGGACCCTGTCCCTCACTCCCAGGTCAGTGGCGGGCAGACTGGGCAGTGGTGGTGGGTGGCAGGGCCGAGCTCAGCAACCAATCCCCATGGGGGATGGACCCCACAGCTCCCCAGGATGGCCCTCCTGCAGCCTCCCCTGGCTCACTTGGCTCCCACTCCAAAGGCAGAACGGGGTTGGGAGGCTCCCTGCCCGCCTTGGGCTGCTGGGCCCTCCCTGTTGTGATCACGTAAAACAAGGTCAGCTgcgcctccccagcccctctcccgcATCAACATGATGACTGATCAGGAGGCACTTCTGGAACTGGGGCATGTTCGGAAAAGTAGGGATTATTTTTATCGTGGATTTATGGGGGTGAGGGGCTTAGAGCCAAGAGTGCCAGTGTCCTCCTCAGGGCAGATGGCCGGCAGTGCTGGCCTCACTCCACCCCCCTGCCTGGCCCCTCGGGTGCCCTGTGACTGGGCGGGCACCAGGTTGCTTGGCTagggctgcctggggctctcctGTGGCTGGGGCCCTGCTCACATGGGGTGTGGGCTCGAGGCAGGGTGTCGAGTCAGCCCCCAGAACTGGCTCAAGATTTAGACTGAGACCCAGGCCAGCCAGGCCCCGCCACCAGCCACCCTTTCCCCTTGGAGGATGTGGGCAAAACAGGGAAACCAGGACCAGGTTCTAGTCCAACAGTGTCCCAAGAGTCCCTTGGGAGAAGCCCTGGTGTGACTGGGCAGGGCATGGCCCCTGTGGTCTGCTCTGGGGCCTGCACTGTGGGTGCTGTTTGATCTCTTTTCTGTGGATCAGAGAGCTCTACTGTGACTACAGCTGAAATCAGCCTCAGAGCTGCACGTGGGCCTTAGTGATGCTGCGTGAACACACCTGGGCATCATTAGGTCATCGGATGGCGGGAGTTCGGCCTGTAGGTGGGAGCTGTGTGGGGCACAGGGTGTGCACTCTTGCTCTGTGGTGCTGTTTCTTGTCTGTGAGTGCTGGTGTCTACTGACAGGCCCAGAACTGTCCCTGCTGTCCTGTCGACCCTCAGGGTTCTGAAGTGGTCCCGTGTGACAGAGGCGAAGACTTTGTGCAGTGGTTGAACTGACACACGCCTGCTCATTGAGCCTGTGAAGCCCCCCGTCCTTGGTGACAGTTGGGGCAC
The genomic region above belongs to Hippopotamus amphibius kiboko isolate mHipAmp2 chromosome 9, mHipAmp2.hap2, whole genome shotgun sequence and contains:
- the CHTF18 gene encoding chromosome transmission fidelity protein 18 homolog codes for the protein MEDYERELYGVEDDFHSQFAAELEVLAELEGTAALSPSRDPRPTVGRPRLTFEEAIAGGDAATHCSPGRSPRNKSGARKRQLAADIQGDRPLPSTPRVKRSRLEAARRLNFTSNETEELLPPDSPTRDITPPPSPEIPVELCSNGLLDTGADVGLTWASPVARNPVLRRPPVLEDYINVTSTGGDRAFLVLRADPVGTGVQSPFLDIRWRGRGQLDLLGVSFASLKEEVNSERRQRLLKEAQQLSDTLCSLRSEMVEEEAQPSGAPEEEPADSQDASQHCLWVDEFAPQRYTELLSDDFTNRCLLKWLKLWDLVVFGRERPARKPRPSVESTRGGKEATASSKWKSHEQVLEEMLEAELDPSGRPRQKVALLCGPPGLGKTTLAHVIARHAGYAVVEMNASDDRSPEAFRTRIEAATQMESVLGTGGRPNCLVIDEIDGAPTAAISVLLSVLDRKGPQEAEPGGPAVPTGGGRRRRAEVGLLMRPIICICNDQFAPSLRQLKQQALLLHFPPTLPSRLTQRLQEISLRRGMRADPGALAALCEKTDNDIRACINALQFLHGRGQRELSVQAVQTTRVGLKDQRKGLFYVWQEVFQLPRAQRHRVGQDPTLPTHRLLLGDGHVGSGPLGAEVPLTVASQRFYHILHVATSAGEHEKVVQGLFDNFLRLRLRDSSLGTVCAALDWLAFDDLLGRAAHHSQSFQLLRYLPFLPPAFHLLFASSHVPRIAFPSSQQEAQNRMSRTQNLIQTLVSGITPATRSRAAPQALILDILCLLLDILAPKLRPVSTQLYSAREKQQLASLVGTMLAYSLTYRQERTPDGQYIYRLEPNVEEVCRFPELPARKPLTYQAKQLIAREIEVEKMRRVEALAWARDGPQVDVGPPGGTGEKGAQPPAPCSHKQRLECILKRAALEEQPERDFFGRVVVKRAAASSIEHAAPETDTAERCMGTAVGRSDVWFRFKEGVSNAVRRSLYIRDLL
- the GNG13 gene encoding guanine nucleotide-binding protein G(I)/G(S)/G(O) subunit gamma-13, translating into MEEWDVPQMKKEVESLKYQLAFKREMSSKTIPELLKWIEDGIPKDPFLNPDLMKNNPWVEKGKCAIL